From Echinicola soli, a single genomic window includes:
- the pgi gene encoding glucose-6-phosphate isomerase produces MKNTNPTQTAAWKKLSQLADQRKSQTIQSLFADNSRFEKFSTRFEDILVDYSKNRIDDEVFKSLFELAKETELGEAIEAMFTGAHINQTEDRAVLHTALRNRSNTPVKVDGKDVMPDVNAVLAQMKAFADKINNGEWKGFTGKPIKSLVNIGIGGSDLGPVMVTEALKPYQNESLDIYFVSNVDGTHMAETLKKVDAETTLFFIASKTFTTQETMTNAHTARSWFLDHAKDEAAVAKHFVALSTNAEAVSEFGIDTANMFAFWDWVGGRYSLWSAIGLPIACAIGFDNFEKLLEGAHAVDKHFRETDLESNIPVILALIGIWNTNFLGAASEAILPYDQYMHRFAAYFQQGNMESNGKYVSRNGEKVDYTTGPVIWGEPGTNGQHAFYQLIHQGTHLIPCDFIAPAISHNPVGDHHPKLLSNFFAQTEALMNGKSLDEVKEELAKAGKSEAEISKLAPHKVFEGNRPTNSILVKKVDPYTLGALVAIYEHKIFVQGAIWNIFSFDQWGVELGKVLAKKILPELEGDENVTSHDASTNGLINAYKAMR; encoded by the coding sequence ATGAAAAATACCAATCCAACACAAACAGCAGCCTGGAAAAAGCTGTCGCAGCTAGCTGATCAGAGAAAATCACAAACTATCCAATCACTTTTTGCTGACAATAGCCGCTTTGAAAAATTTTCCACCCGTTTTGAAGATATATTGGTGGATTATTCCAAAAACCGGATAGATGATGAAGTCTTCAAATCACTTTTTGAACTGGCCAAGGAAACCGAACTGGGAGAGGCCATTGAAGCGATGTTTACCGGTGCCCATATCAACCAAACAGAAGATAGAGCCGTACTTCACACCGCTTTGAGAAACCGCAGCAATACCCCTGTGAAAGTAGATGGTAAGGATGTGATGCCTGATGTCAATGCCGTGTTGGCACAGATGAAGGCCTTTGCCGATAAGATCAATAACGGTGAATGGAAAGGCTTCACCGGAAAGCCCATCAAATCACTGGTGAATATCGGTATTGGGGGAAGTGACCTGGGGCCTGTAATGGTGACAGAAGCGCTGAAACCTTACCAGAATGAAAGCCTGGATATCTACTTTGTCTCTAATGTGGACGGTACGCACATGGCCGAAACCTTGAAAAAAGTAGATGCTGAGACCACGCTTTTCTTTATCGCTTCCAAGACATTTACCACACAAGAAACCATGACCAATGCCCATACGGCAAGATCTTGGTTCCTTGACCATGCCAAGGATGAGGCAGCCGTAGCCAAGCATTTTGTGGCATTGTCCACCAATGCCGAGGCCGTTTCGGAATTTGGGATTGATACGGCCAATATGTTTGCCTTTTGGGATTGGGTAGGTGGAAGATACTCGCTTTGGTCTGCCATCGGACTGCCCATTGCCTGTGCCATCGGTTTTGATAATTTCGAGAAGCTATTGGAAGGTGCCCATGCGGTAGATAAGCATTTCAGAGAAACTGACCTGGAGTCAAATATCCCTGTGATCCTGGCCTTGATCGGTATTTGGAATACCAATTTCCTGGGAGCTGCTTCGGAGGCCATTTTGCCGTATGATCAGTACATGCACCGTTTTGCAGCCTACTTTCAGCAAGGAAATATGGAAAGTAACGGGAAGTATGTTTCCAGAAATGGCGAAAAAGTGGACTACACTACCGGTCCCGTCATCTGGGGCGAGCCCGGCACCAATGGTCAGCATGCTTTTTATCAATTGATCCACCAAGGTACTCATTTGATCCCTTGCGACTTTATTGCCCCGGCCATTTCGCATAACCCTGTAGGCGACCACCACCCGAAGTTGCTTTCCAACTTCTTTGCGCAGACAGAAGCCTTGATGAACGGGAAGTCACTGGATGAGGTGAAAGAGGAACTTGCCAAAGCCGGAAAATCTGAAGCGGAAATTTCCAAATTGGCACCGCACAAGGTGTTTGAAGGAAACCGTCCTACTAATTCCATTTTGGTTAAAAAGGTAGATCCCTATACATTGGGAGCGCTGGTAGCGATTTACGAGCACAAGATCTTTGTCCAAGGAGCAATTTGGAATATCTTTAGCTTTGACCAGTGGGGCGTGGAGCTTGGAAAAGTACTGGCCAAGAAGATTCTTCCTGAGCTGGAAGGGGATGAAAATGTCACCTCGCACGATGCTTCTACCAATGGCCTGATCAATGCTTACAAGGCAATGCGGTAA